The following is a genomic window from Neisseria zalophi.
GTTTATTTATACTTATGCCGCATTTATGGTATTTGGTGTTTTAGTACTTATTGTGGCATTTTTCTGGAATTTATGGTTTCAGTAATACTGGTGCCGTCTGAAAGTAATTTATTTGGGTTAATGAAGTATAGAAATCCTTAAATATAATAATGAGAGATAGTATGGCTAAAAGATTCGATGACATTCTGGTCTTTTATCCATATTACTCGGATTATTTAAAATTTCATTGAATAGTATTTGATAAAAATATTGATAAGTGAAGATTAATATCGGTTTTATTCAGACAAACCATTTGAGAAAAATACAGTTTCCGCAGATTCGGAATAAAGCTGAAAATGCAGCATCTTTGATAACAACAAATTTTTATTTGATAAACCACAGGCTATGACTATGTTTTTCAACAACCTACTCAGCTTGGCAATATGGATGCCGATTATTGCCGGTGTGCTGGTGCTGGCAACGGGATCGGACAATCGGGCCCTTTTGGCACGCATACTTGCCCTTATCGGTTCGCTGGCCGGATTTTTAGTAACACTACCTTTGTTTACAGGGTTTGATCGTTTAAACGGCGGCTATCAGTTTACCGAGTTCCATCAATGGATTCCTGCATTAAATATTAATTATGCATTAGGTGTGGATGGTATATCCGTGTTATTTATCATACTTAATGCCTTTATTACTTTAATGGTAGTGCTTGCAGGTTGGGAAGTGATACAAAAGCGTGTAGCACAATATATGGCCTGCTTCTTAATTATGTCGGGTCTGATTAACGGCGCATTTGCTGCCCAAGATGCTATTCTGTTTTATGTGTTTTTTGAAGGTATGTTAATTCCGTTGTATTTGATTATCGGTATGTGGGGTGGGCCACGCCGTGTTTATGCATCGGTTAAATTATTCTTATATACCTTATTAGGTTCTCTGTTGATGCTGGTAGGCATGGTGTATTTATCTTATCAAGCAGAAGGTAGTTTTTCGATTGTAGATTTCCAAAATCTGAAACAGATTCCACTTGGTATTCAACAACTATTGTTTATCGGGTTCTTCTTATCTTTTGCCGTAAAAGTACCGATGTGGCCGGTACATACATGGTTACCGGATGCGCACGTTGAAGCCCCGACAGGTGGTTCTATGGTTTTGGCTGCTATTACCTTAAAAATCGGTGCATATGGTTTCTTACGTTTTATTTTACCAATACTACCTGATGCAGCACGTTATTTTGCCCCTGTCATTATTGTGTTGAGTTTGATTGCTGTAATTTATATCGGTATGGTTGCTTTGGTACAAACCGATATGAAAAAGCTGGTAGCGTATTCTTCAATCAGCCATATGGGCTTTGTAACATTAGGTATGTTTTTATTTTTAGATGGGCAATTGAATGACTGGGCTTTAAAAGGTGCCATTATTCAGATGATTTCACATGGTTTTGTTTCTGCCGCAATGTTTATGTGTATTGGTGTTATGTATGATCGCCTACATACACGTGAAATTTCAGAATATGGTGGTGTTGTGAATGTCATGCCTAAATTTGCTGCTTTTATGATGTTGTTTGGTATGGCTAATGCCGGGTTGCCTGCTACCTCAGGTTTCGTCGGTGAGTTTATGGTTATTATGGGTGGTATTGAAGTAAATTTCTGGGTAGGTGCTTTAGCAGCCATCACATTAATTTATGGTGCGTCTTATACGTTATGGATGTATAAGCGGGTCATCTTCGGTGAAATTAAAAATCCTGAAGTTCAAAAAATGCAAGATGTTAATGGACGTGAATTTTTAATTTTAACTATTTTGGCAGTATGTGTTTTGGGCATGGGTTTGTATCCGAATATGTTTATTGAAGTTGTCCATCAGGCTGCTAATGACTTAATTAGCCAAGTGGCACAAAGTAAGATTTGAGGTGTGTGAATGAACTGGACAGATTTAAATTTAATCCCTGCCATGCCTGAAATCGTATTGCTTTCGGCATTAGGTATTGTATTGTTAGTAGATTTATGGGTGAAAGATGAGAATCGTTATATTACCCATATTTTAAGCCTGCTTTCTTTAGTGGCAGCTACAGCGGCTCAAATAAACGTGTGGACTACTCAAAGTATTTCTACTTTTAGCGGTATGTATATTGCAGACGGTATGTCACAGTTATCTAAACTGGTAATGTATGCTGTCATATTTGCTATTTTTATTTACAGTAAGCCCTATAACCAGGATCGCAATATTTTCAAAGGCGAGTTTTATACTTTGTCATTTTTTGCCTTGATTGGTATGAGTGTGATGGTAAGTGCAGGGCATTTTCTAACAGCTTATATCGGCTTGGAGCTGCTTTCTCTTTCACTTTATGCCATGATCGCTTTACGTAGAGATTCGGCAAAAGCAGCTGAAGCAGCTTTAAAGTATTTTGTATTGGGTGCATTGGCATCTGGGTTGCTGCTATATGGTATTTCAATGGTTTATGGGGCAACAGGTTCTTTAGAGTTTGCGACTGTATTGGCAACCGACTATGAGGGTCAGGCTCAAAGTTGGTTATTAAAACTTGGTTTGATTTTTATTGTGGTTGCAGTTGCATTTAAATTAGGTGCTGTACCGTTTCATATGTGGGTGCCGGATGTTTATCAAGGTGCGCCAACCTCAGTTGCCGCATTTGTTGGTACAGTTCCTAAAATCGCTGCAGTTATTTTTACTTTCCGCCTGTTAGTTACTGCATTGGGAACGGTACGTCAGGACTGGACACAAATGCTGGCTATTTTAGCCGTTGCTTCTTTAGTCATCGGTAATTTGGCCGCTATTATGCAAACCAATATCAAGCGTATGTTTGCTTATTCTACTATTTCACATATGGGCTTTATTTTATTGGCATTTATGGGTGAGATATTAGGGTTTACTGCCGGTTTGTATTATGCCATTACTTATGTGATTATGAGTTTAGTCGGCTTTGGCGTGTTGATGTTGCTGTCAAACGAATCATTCGAATGCGAAGAAATTCAAGATTTGGCCGGCTTGAATCAAAGAAATGCGTGGTATGCATTTTTAATGATGCTTGCGTTATTCTCGATGGCAGGTATTCCGCCGTTGATGGGTTTTTATGCTAAATTTGTCGTGATTAAAGCATTGCTGGCTCAAGGCCTCGTTGGATTATCGGTATTTGCGGTAATAATGAGTCTGATCGGTGCGTTCTACTACCTGCGTGTCGTTAAAGTCATCTACTTTGATCAGGCTACCAACGACAGATCTATTGGAAGCAATATTACAGCTAAAGTATTTTTATCTGTGAATGCCGTTTTATTATTGGTTTGGGGTGTATTGCCTCAAAGCGTTATGGATTGGTGTTTAAAAGCATTGGAACGAACCTTTTAATTTTGATTTAACGATAAAGGGTTAGTGTTTAAACGGCAGCCTGAAAGCTGCCGTTTTTGTTAATATGATATTTTGTGTATAGATAGATTATTTTTTCAGATAAATCTGTTTTATTGGCTGTCCCAAATAAGCTGCTTGAAAAATTACAGTAGTTTGCAAAATATTAAAAAATACTTTTAATTATTTCATCTTAATGACTTTATTATGATTTAAGGCCATCTGAAAAGGTTTGATATATGACTTCCCCAATGTATATTCTATTATTGTTGGCCTTTATTTTTGCCAATGCTCCATTTTTGACACAACGGCTATTGGGTATTTTTAAGCTGAAACATAAACATATCGGGCATCATTTATTTGAATTGTTTGTGGGCTTTTGTATTACAGCAGCGTTGGCATGGTTGCTTGAATCAAGAGCAGGTATTGTGCATCATCAGGATTGGGAGTTTTATGTTGTTACTATCTGTCTCTATCTGATTTTTGCTTTTCCGGCTTTTGTATGGCGTTATTTTTGGAGTGGCCGTAATAAAGAATAGAGCCGTCTGAAAAAGGATGAATAGTATGAATAAAAAAGGACGCACCTTAAATAATGCAAAATTAATTGTAGTAAAGGTTGGTTCCAGTTTGGTTACCTCTGAGGGGCGTGGTATAGATCAGGCCGCTTTAAACCAGTGGGCAACACAAATTGCACAGTTACAAAAAAACGGTATTGATGTTGTTTTTGTATCCAGCGGGGCGATTGCCGAAGGTATCAAGCGTTTAGGTTGGCCGAAACGGCCAACGGCTTTAAATGAATTACAGGCCGCGGCAGCCGTCGGACAGATGGGGTTGGCGCAGGCTTATGAAACGGCATTTCATCCACATAATATCCATACTGCTCAAATTTTGCTCACCCATGAAGATTTAAGTAACCGTACTCGTTATCTCAATGCGCGCAGCACATTGCGCATGTTGCTTTCCAAAGGCATTGTACCGATTATCAATGAAAATGATACGGTAACCATTGATGAGATCAAGTTGGGCGACAATGATACCTTAGGAGCACTGGTTACCAATTTGGTTGATGCCGATATTCTGATTATTTTGACCGACCAAAAAGGTTTATATGATAGTGATCCGCGTAAAAACCCTCGGGCGCAGTTTATCAATTGTATTGAAGCAGAGCATCCGGAACTAGAGAAAATGGCGGGAGGGGCTGGTAGTGGTGTTGGCACAGGAGGTATGTATACTAAAGTTAGGGCTGCCAAACGGGCGGCATTGAGTGGCGCTTCTACTGTAGTGGCTTCCGGTCATGAAGAAAATATTTTAGTCCGCTTGATGAATGGTGAGCAAATTGGCACTTTATTTACCAGCAGTCATAGTCGGGTGGCGGCACGCAAGCAATGGTTGCTTGGGCATGTTCAACAGGCTGGTAGCATCATAGTTGATGAGGGCGCTGAAAACGCATTAATTCAAGGTCATCGAAGTTTGTTGCCGGTTGGTTGTGTGCGGGTAGACGGGCATTTTCACCGTGGTGAATTGGTTGCAGTTTTGAATACTGAAGGCAAGGAGATTGCCAGAGGATTAGTAAATTATAGTAGTGGGGAAATCAGTAAAATTTTACGCATACCATCGGAATATATTGCTGATAAGCTCGGTTATGTGAACGAACCGGAATTGATACACCGGGATAATATGGCACATTGGTAATATAAATTCTGGCCGTCTGAAATATATTTTCAGACGGCCAGAATAATATACAAGGAAATAAAAATGATGACATTGACCACACTGGTTATTGCAGGCGCCTTTATGGTAGTGGCTATTCTTGCGGCGATTTTTGTTCCTCATCCGATTACATGGATAGCTTCCTTAATATTAGGAGGGTTGTTTTTCTTTGTTTTATTACCAAAATATAAAGGGCAACAGCAAGCTGTCATGCAAGGAGTAGAGATTCAGGCTACGGTACAGGAAGTACGCACATGGAGCCGAAAAAAGGGGGATGATTATATAAACCGATACGAAGTTATTGCTACGGCACATAACCCGGAAACAGCCGAAATTGTCCGTTTTGTCAGCCCGCCAATGGAACAAAATCCCGAGCCTTATTTGAGCGAATATATTACCGTTAAGGTAGATTGGTCAAACCCGAATGCTTATGTGATGGATTTGTCATTTTTACCTTTTGCCATACCGTAAAAGAAAAATCCTGTTGGCCTTTAATGAAGTTTATTGGGAAATAAAAATAGTAAAAAGCCTAAACACATGGTTTAGGCTTTTTAAATTTGGTGGGTCGTGAAGGATTCGAACCTTCGACCAACGGATTAAAAGTCCGCTGCTCTACCAGCTGAGCTAACGACCCTGAAGAATGGCGAATAATATAAAACTTATATTCGTCTGTCAATCCCAAACTTAATATTTTCTTAGCAAACTAGAAAATTTCACGCCAGCTGATACGGCGGATAATACAGTTTCTACCTTGCACTGCCGGTGATTCGCCGGTATTCAGTACTAAGAACCGGTTAGCTTGTTTGGCAAAACATTGGTTTTTAGGTACGGCGCCCGGGCCATTTTTGTGCATATCTGTACCATTTCCACCACTGTCGCCATCTAAAGTCACCGCACTGTCGGTAAGGCGTTGTAAGGGGTCGACATAAGAGAAGTTTACAATACCACCTTTCTTTTGGCCGTTGGCATAATAATGATCGAGAAGAACTGGGCGTTGGATAAAGTCTATATGCGCATCAGTACGTTTTAAGCCACCGCCTGTTTCGGCATTAACTGCCAATATCCAACTGTTGGCTTCTGTTGATACTTCGGTTGTTTCCGGCAGGCACACATCTCCGGCATTGGTTTTTTTCTCGGAAGATGAATAGATTCGGGTGCTGAGTACGGCAGTTCGGAGAATCATGGTTGGTTTGATAACAACACGTTCTCCATCATTTTCACCCAAACTGATTTTCCAACCTTTATGATTGGAGCGGATAAGGTTATTGCTTAAGAAGCGGAATGATTGACCGTCTACATCTTGAGTAGTGAACGTTTGCTCTAATAAATCATCTGTTGTTGCCGGTTGTTCTTCAGATGCATTTTCGTTGTAAGTTAAATCTTCGAAAACACCATATACGGCCTGTCTGTTTCTGTTATTTAAATCGGATTGATACATATCACTACCGGTGCCGAATATCACCACATATTTATTAACCCCGCGGCGTGAAACGGCTGGGGCGGCAGTAATCGGTTGCGTGCTGGTGCCGGTAAAAATACGGGTCACTTTCCAGCTATTGGGTTTGCCGCGTAAGTCAAAGCGATACATATTACCGCCGTAATCGCCTGCATAAGCAATATCGACAATGCCGTCGAAATCCATATCGAGCAGCGTGGGGCTGGATAAGCCACCGACACCGTTAGGCACATTAATTTTTTGAATGACTGTGCCGGCAGCAGCACCGGTTTTCACACCTGTTGATGCTTCCTGACCGAGTAGGTCATAAACATACAAAGCGGTTTCATTCAGGCTGTCGTTAATATCCTGACGGCGGTATCCGCTGCCCATAAATGCGGCATAACGCACATTTTCATTGGTGTTGACGGTTTCATCTGGATTGCGTTGGATAGAAACACGGCCAATTTGAGGTGTACCTACGGTATAGCCTAATGTATTGTTTCTGCCTTTTTCAGTTTCAAATAGAGGAACTTGACTATCCCAAACACTGGAGTTGCTGTTTAGGCCGACGGCTGTACCATTTTTATCTTTACCACCGACTTGTAAAGCGTAGGCACCGCGTCCGCCTTGTCCCATCGCACCGAACATAACTACTTGACGGTATTGGTTGGTTTCAGCATCGGTGCCTGTATTCGTATTGGCCGTACGGCGTACAACAAAACCACCATTAACCATATAACGGTGGGGGTGCTCGGTACCATATCCTTGAATGGCCACTTCTTTTAATGTTTTGCCAAGAGTTTCGCCACCATTTCCCGCATCACGTTCCATTGCTGCAGGGATATAGCTGAGTTTCAGCTCATAAGGATGGTTGTTCATGTTGGAACGTTGGAACAGATGTACCATGCCATCATTGGCAGCGGTAACTAAAAACTCCTGTCGGCCTTTATTGCCGCCGGTATCACCAATGGTCGCGATACCGCTATCCAGAATATCACCTAAGTCACGTTTACCTTGTACTGGGTTTCCTTCTGAATCTAAGTTGCGGTCACGGTATGTTTGGCTATATGGGGCGGTTTCCGATTCACTTTTAATAGCAGCATCATTTTTGGTATTGCTGCGGATGGTCCATGGCATTAACGCAGCTTGCCATTCGTTCGGTTTGGCTGCGGGGAGACCGAAGAAATCATTGCTGCCATATTTGTTGAAATCATCCGCCCAGAAA
Proteins encoded in this region:
- a CDS encoding NADH-quinone oxidoreductase subunit M, producing MFFNNLLSLAIWMPIIAGVLVLATGSDNRALLARILALIGSLAGFLVTLPLFTGFDRLNGGYQFTEFHQWIPALNINYALGVDGISVLFIILNAFITLMVVLAGWEVIQKRVAQYMACFLIMSGLINGAFAAQDAILFYVFFEGMLIPLYLIIGMWGGPRRVYASVKLFLYTLLGSLLMLVGMVYLSYQAEGSFSIVDFQNLKQIPLGIQQLLFIGFFLSFAVKVPMWPVHTWLPDAHVEAPTGGSMVLAAITLKIGAYGFLRFILPILPDAARYFAPVIIVLSLIAVIYIGMVALVQTDMKKLVAYSSISHMGFVTLGMFLFLDGQLNDWALKGAIIQMISHGFVSAAMFMCIGVMYDRLHTREISEYGGVVNVMPKFAAFMMLFGMANAGLPATSGFVGEFMVIMGGIEVNFWVGALAAITLIYGASYTLWMYKRVIFGEIKNPEVQKMQDVNGREFLILTILAVCVLGMGLYPNMFIEVVHQAANDLISQVAQSKI
- the nuoN gene encoding NADH-quinone oxidoreductase subunit NuoN; the protein is MNWTDLNLIPAMPEIVLLSALGIVLLVDLWVKDENRYITHILSLLSLVAATAAQINVWTTQSISTFSGMYIADGMSQLSKLVMYAVIFAIFIYSKPYNQDRNIFKGEFYTLSFFALIGMSVMVSAGHFLTAYIGLELLSLSLYAMIALRRDSAKAAEAALKYFVLGALASGLLLYGISMVYGATGSLEFATVLATDYEGQAQSWLLKLGLIFIVVAVAFKLGAVPFHMWVPDVYQGAPTSVAAFVGTVPKIAAVIFTFRLLVTALGTVRQDWTQMLAILAVASLVIGNLAAIMQTNIKRMFAYSTISHMGFILLAFMGEILGFTAGLYYAITYVIMSLVGFGVLMLLSNESFECEEIQDLAGLNQRNAWYAFLMMLALFSMAGIPPLMGFYAKFVVIKALLAQGLVGLSVFAVIMSLIGAFYYLRVVKVIYFDQATNDRSIGSNITAKVFLSVNAVLLLVWGVLPQSVMDWCLKALERTF
- a CDS encoding DUF2818 family protein encodes the protein MTSPMYILLLLAFIFANAPFLTQRLLGIFKLKHKHIGHHLFELFVGFCITAALAWLLESRAGIVHHQDWEFYVVTICLYLIFAFPAFVWRYFWSGRNKE
- the proB gene encoding glutamate 5-kinase, whose translation is MNKKGRTLNNAKLIVVKVGSSLVTSEGRGIDQAALNQWATQIAQLQKNGIDVVFVSSGAIAEGIKRLGWPKRPTALNELQAAAAVGQMGLAQAYETAFHPHNIHTAQILLTHEDLSNRTRYLNARSTLRMLLSKGIVPIINENDTVTIDEIKLGDNDTLGALVTNLVDADILIILTDQKGLYDSDPRKNPRAQFINCIEAEHPELEKMAGGAGSGVGTGGMYTKVRAAKRAALSGASTVVASGHEENILVRLMNGEQIGTLFTSSHSRVAARKQWLLGHVQQAGSIIVDEGAENALIQGHRSLLPVGCVRVDGHFHRGELVAVLNTEGKEIARGLVNYSSGEISKILRIPSEYIADKLGYVNEPELIHRDNMAHW
- the pilC gene encoding PilC family type IV pilus tip adhesin produces the protein MKKTSLRLRTPVRPIIYSLFAAFPLLATGSSAAQFADTPLYLQKQTTISGGAGQVKPNVMLFIDDSGSMQWVPEKDGVYPNANNRLKSRMQITRDALKTVVNKYTDQINWGFKTLNNNSNVDLQGYTDDYNVILNHIDRINPGGGTPTTPRYYEISKTVRDNTQYRCQKNYIVVLSDGDANLSCDRNARQTFNPDDPYFGNTRNVPGQCVGGVNSYHTFWDRDNNNEPSGLRFFSHILANRDFKTTGTDRTGKSWNGDPADPRDSNGRSRYAQQIIETYTVGFGSGLSPDGRKYLEKGASQQGYFYNALNEDGLIEAFQGIFNSIENQNLNQAEEGVGTSAPAITGNSGNDNVPDTAVTVQLDPQYWSSQLRFYNINADRTISTSYQLPYFGNRKTLINNGQGVFWADDFNKYGSNDFFGLPAAKPNEWQAALMPWTIRSNTKNDAAIKSESETAPYSQTYRDRNLDSEGNPVQGKRDLGDILDSGIATIGDTGGNKGRQEFLVTAANDGMVHLFQRSNMNNHPYELKLSYIPAAMERDAGNGGETLGKTLKEVAIQGYGTEHPHRYMVNGGFVVRRTANTNTGTDAETNQYRQVVMFGAMGQGGRGAYALQVGGKDKNGTAVGLNSNSSVWDSQVPLFETEKGRNNTLGYTVGTPQIGRVSIQRNPDETVNTNENVRYAAFMGSGYRRQDINDSLNETALYVYDLLGQEASTGVKTGAAAGTVIQKINVPNGVGGLSSPTLLDMDFDGIVDIAYAGDYGGNMYRFDLRGKPNSWKVTRIFTGTSTQPITAAPAVSRRGVNKYVVIFGTGSDMYQSDLNNRNRQAVYGVFEDLTYNENASEEQPATTDDLLEQTFTTQDVDGQSFRFLSNNLIRSNHKGWKISLGENDGERVVIKPTMILRTAVLSTRIYSSSEKKTNAGDVCLPETTEVSTEANSWILAVNAETGGGLKRTDAHIDFIQRPVLLDHYYANGQKKGGIVNFSYVDPLQRLTDSAVTLDGDSGGNGTDMHKNGPGAVPKNQCFAKQANRFLVLNTGESPAVQGRNCIIRRISWREIF